In one window of Tachypleus tridentatus isolate NWPU-2018 chromosome 2, ASM421037v1, whole genome shotgun sequence DNA:
- the LOC143245177 gene encoding intracellular coagulation inhibitor 1-like isoform X2, with translation MALLFWTIAVLVVASCVAVMPSGEHRNSSTEEDKVVEASNRFAVSLFKELNKKGNIIISPWSLSTVLGMAYLGANGSTAQEMEDVLEYRTAGIEGKSVHNGFKKQHNILNDANTKNEVSSVNVALINSEYEIAKSYKDYLELYYNSTVKELNFTQADSVLQWVNTWGYWASRGKITKMLTETPPKETRLMLLNGVYFKGNWLNPFNPEDTRLEDFLNDDGKTVMVPMMHMTESVAYTEDVNLGVYAASFPYEGENMSMIILLPAENYNLTDVENRFTPVILDDILSSMNKYKIKIGLPKFELKNDHKLKDVLQSLGMQSAFSKHGADFSGITGTYDLYVDEIFHKTFIRVNEEGTEAAANTVIQIHNRRKLPEFFVNRPFLFVIRDNRNGIILFLGRVAKLM, from the coding sequence ATGGCCTTGCTGTTTTGGACAATTGCTGTTTTAGTTGTAGCCTCATGTGTTGCTGTAATGCCCTCTGGAGAACATCGTAATTCCTCTACTGAAGAGGACAAAGTGGTAGAAGCCAGCAATCGGTTCGCTGTGTCTCTCTTCAAAGAGTTGAATAAAAAAGGCAATATAATTATCTCCCCCTGGAGTTTGTCGACCGTTTTGGGAATGGCGTATCTTGGTGCTAACGGAAGTACGGCTCAAGAAATGGAAGACGTTTTAGAGTACCGAACCGCGGGTATTGAGGGGAAATCGGTCCACAATGGTTTTAAAAAGCAACATAATATTCTAAACGATGCTAATACAAAAAATGAAGTCAGTAGCGTGAATGTAGCACTAATTAACAGTGAATATGAAATTGCTAAGTCCTACAAAGACTACTTAGAACTATACTACAATTCCACAGTAAAAGAACTGAACTTTACACAAGCGGACTCAGTGTTACAGTGGGTTAATACGTGGGGTTATTGGGCATCTCGTGGAAAGATCACAAAAATGCTGACAGAAACCCCACCAAAAGAAACGAGACTCATGCTTCTAAATGGCGTCTACTTCAAAGGGAATTGGTTAAACCCATTTAATCCTGAAGACACACGTCTTGAAGATTTCCTCAATGACGACGGTAAAACAGTGATGGTTCCTATGATGCATATGACTGAAAGTGTAGCATATACTGAAGATGTAAACTTGGGCGTCTATGCCGCAAGTTTCCCTTACGAGGGTGAGAACATGAGTATGATAATACTTCTTCCAGCAGAGAATTACAACTTGACCGATGTAGAAAACCGGTTCACTCCAGTTATTTTGGATGACATCTTATCCAgtatgaacaaatataaaataaaaattggtttACCAAAATTTGAGCTAAAAAACGATCACAAACTTAAAGACGTTCTGCAATCCTTGGGCATGCAATCGGCGTTCAGCAAGCATGGGGCTGATTTTTCAGGAATTACCGGGACATACGACCTTTACGTAGATGAAATCTTCCATAAGACCTTTATTCGCGTAAATGAAGAGGGAACAGAGGCTGCAGCAAACACCGTTATCCAAATACACAATAGACGGAAACTACCTGAATTCTTTGTGAATCGACCATTTCTCTTCGTGATCCGTGACAATCGAAACGGTATCATCCTTTTCTTGGGGCGTGTCGCCAAGTTAATGTGA
- the LOC143245177 gene encoding intracellular coagulation inhibitor 1-like isoform X1, translated as MHKMVHINKMALLFWTIAVLVVASCVAVMPSGEHRNSSTEEDKVVEASNRFAVSLFKELNKKGNIIISPWSLSTVLGMAYLGANGSTAQEMEDVLEYRTAGIEGKSVHNGFKKQHNILNDANTKNEVSSVNVALINSEYEIAKSYKDYLELYYNSTVKELNFTQADSVLQWVNTWGYWASRGKITKMLTETPPKETRLMLLNGVYFKGNWLNPFNPEDTRLEDFLNDDGKTVMVPMMHMTESVAYTEDVNLGVYAASFPYEGENMSMIILLPAENYNLTDVENRFTPVILDDILSSMNKYKIKIGLPKFELKNDHKLKDVLQSLGMQSAFSKHGADFSGITGTYDLYVDEIFHKTFIRVNEEGTEAAANTVIQIHNRRKLPEFFVNRPFLFVIRDNRNGIILFLGRVAKLM; from the exons ATGCATAAGATG GTTCACATTAACAAGATGGCCTTGCTGTTTTGGACAATTGCTGTTTTAGTTGTAGCCTCATGTGTTGCTGTAATGCCCTCTGGAGAACATCGTAATTCCTCTACTGAAGAGGACAAAGTGGTAGAAGCCAGCAATCGGTTCGCTGTGTCTCTCTTCAAAGAGTTGAATAAAAAAGGCAATATAATTATCTCCCCCTGGAGTTTGTCGACCGTTTTGGGAATGGCGTATCTTGGTGCTAACGGAAGTACGGCTCAAGAAATGGAAGACGTTTTAGAGTACCGAACCGCGGGTATTGAGGGGAAATCGGTCCACAATGGTTTTAAAAAGCAACATAATATTCTAAACGATGCTAATACAAAAAATGAAGTCAGTAGCGTGAATGTAGCACTAATTAACAGTGAATATGAAATTGCTAAGTCCTACAAAGACTACTTAGAACTATACTACAATTCCACAGTAAAAGAACTGAACTTTACACAAGCGGACTCAGTGTTACAGTGGGTTAATACGTGGGGTTATTGGGCATCTCGTGGAAAGATCACAAAAATGCTGACAGAAACCCCACCAAAAGAAACGAGACTCATGCTTCTAAATGGCGTCTACTTCAAAGGGAATTGGTTAAACCCATTTAATCCTGAAGACACACGTCTTGAAGATTTCCTCAATGACGACGGTAAAACAGTGATGGTTCCTATGATGCATATGACTGAAAGTGTAGCATATACTGAAGATGTAAACTTGGGCGTCTATGCCGCAAGTTTCCCTTACGAGGGTGAGAACATGAGTATGATAATACTTCTTCCAGCAGAGAATTACAACTTGACCGATGTAGAAAACCGGTTCACTCCAGTTATTTTGGATGACATCTTATCCAgtatgaacaaatataaaataaaaattggtttACCAAAATTTGAGCTAAAAAACGATCACAAACTTAAAGACGTTCTGCAATCCTTGGGCATGCAATCGGCGTTCAGCAAGCATGGGGCTGATTTTTCAGGAATTACCGGGACATACGACCTTTACGTAGATGAAATCTTCCATAAGACCTTTATTCGCGTAAATGAAGAGGGAACAGAGGCTGCAGCAAACACCGTTATCCAAATACACAATAGACGGAAACTACCTGAATTCTTTGTGAATCGACCATTTCTCTTCGTGATCCGTGACAATCGAAACGGTATCATCCTTTTCTTGGGGCGTGTCGCCAAGTTAATGTGA